Proteins found in one Bacteroidia bacterium genomic segment:
- a CDS encoding ABC transporter ATP-binding protein has protein sequence MLQIQGLYKRYGNLEILKDIHFEIQKGEVVALVGASGAGKSTLLHLIAGLDKADSGQIIFEGVSISQLSSKEMAHYRNQKIGLIFQFHYLLPEFTALENVCIPAMIQGKSKKEYLPKAKEWLAYLGLSERMNHKPSQLSGGEQQRVAVARALINNPKLILADEPSGNLDSANAQHLHSLFFQLSQEFGQTFLIATHNPELAAQSHRILHIKDGKITS, from the coding sequence ATGCTACAAATACAAGGTCTATACAAACGATATGGTAATTTAGAAATTCTCAAAGATATCCATTTTGAGATACAAAAAGGAGAGGTAGTAGCCCTAGTAGGTGCCTCTGGGGCAGGTAAATCTACCTTGCTTCATTTAATTGCAGGATTGGACAAAGCAGATAGCGGTCAAATTATTTTTGAAGGCGTTTCTATATCTCAACTTTCTTCCAAAGAAATGGCTCACTACCGCAACCAAAAAATAGGACTAATATTTCAATTTCACTACCTTTTACCTGAATTTACAGCACTAGAAAACGTATGCATCCCTGCTATGATACAAGGCAAATCCAAAAAGGAATACCTGCCCAAAGCCAAAGAGTGGTTAGCTTACTTAGGTCTATCCGAACGGATGAACCACAAGCCCAGCCAACTTTCAGGGGGAGAGCAACAAAGAGTAGCCGTAGCCCGCGCCTTGATTAACAACCCTAAGCTCATTTTAGCCGATGAACCTTCGGGAAACTTGGACTCTGCCAATGCCCAACACTTGCATAGTTTATTTTTTCAGCTCTCACAAGAATTTGGACAGACCTTTCTAATCGCTACACATAATCCTGAATTAGCCGCACAATCTCACAGAATACTGCACATCAAAGATGGAAAAATAACTTCGTAA
- a CDS encoding 6-carboxytetrahydropterin synthase encodes MIYITRRLYFNATHKLWNDNWTPEENKRVFGPCANENWHGHNYTLDITVAGNINPETGYVMDLKEIKEIAEKHIISKVDHKNLTLDVDFMKGLNPTTEVLAMKFWEILYPLLKRENACLYEITLYETERQWVSYKGE; translated from the coding sequence ATGATTTACATTACGAGACGTTTGTATTTCAACGCTACGCATAAATTGTGGAATGATAATTGGACACCAGAAGAAAATAAACGTGTTTTTGGACCTTGTGCTAATGAAAATTGGCATGGGCATAACTATACTTTGGATATTACTGTTGCAGGAAATATCAATCCTGAAACAGGCTACGTCATGGATTTGAAAGAAATTAAGGAAATTGCAGAAAAGCACATTATCTCCAAAGTTGACCACAAAAACCTCACGCTTGATGTAGACTTTATGAAAGGGCTTAATCCTACCACAGAGGTGTTGGCAATGAAGTTTTGGGAAATTTTGTATCCCTTGCTCAAAAGAGAAAATGCGTGCTTGTATGAAATTACGCTCTACGAAACCGAACGACAATGGGTTTCCTATAAGGGCGAGTAG